A DNA window from Streptomyces canus contains the following coding sequences:
- a CDS encoding WxL protein peptidoglycan domain-containing protein — protein MRKLYVLLLSLFLVTAAAPAYGADNGSWSVYPAASQIAARPYFYLSADPGQSIDDKVVVSNKTGRPLTFRLYAADAYNTARDGGFAVRTVAEKQRGVGVWAKPAKSRVTVPAHGKVTVPFTLSVPEGAEPGDHPGALVALDERIDKGDGAVALGVQRAVAARIYLRVGGPAVPAIAVEDVRVSHHQPLVPGLGDSGATISYTLRNTGNVTLNPKVELRATGLFGRTLLARELARIPGELLPGQRVRLSEPWQGPPQLDWGDVKLTASAKDTRESASASFFALPWLVVVVLGAAAAVGTVLFVRARRARPRIV, from the coding sequence ATGCGCAAGCTGTACGTCCTTCTCCTGAGCCTGTTCCTGGTCACGGCCGCCGCGCCCGCGTACGGCGCCGACAACGGCAGCTGGTCCGTGTATCCCGCCGCCTCGCAGATCGCCGCGCGGCCCTACTTCTATCTCTCCGCCGACCCCGGGCAGAGCATCGACGACAAGGTGGTCGTCAGCAACAAGACCGGTCGGCCGCTGACCTTCCGGCTCTACGCCGCCGACGCCTACAACACCGCCCGCGACGGCGGTTTCGCCGTGCGGACGGTCGCGGAGAAGCAGCGCGGGGTGGGGGTCTGGGCGAAGCCCGCGAAGTCCCGGGTGACCGTCCCCGCGCACGGCAAGGTCACCGTTCCGTTCACGCTGTCGGTGCCCGAGGGAGCCGAACCGGGCGACCATCCCGGCGCGTTGGTGGCGCTGGACGAGCGGATCGACAAGGGCGACGGCGCGGTGGCGCTCGGTGTGCAGCGGGCCGTCGCCGCGAGGATCTATCTGCGGGTGGGCGGACCGGCCGTGCCGGCGATCGCCGTCGAGGACGTCCGCGTCAGCCATCACCAGCCGCTGGTACCGGGGTTGGGGGACAGCGGTGCGACGATCTCGTACACCCTGCGCAACACGGGCAACGTCACCCTGAACCCGAAGGTGGAGCTGCGGGCCACGGGGTTGTTCGGGCGTACATTGCTCGCCCGCGAACTCGCCAGGATCCCGGGGGAGTTGCTGCCCGGGCAGCGGGTCCGGCTCAGTGAGCCGTGGCAGGGTCCGCCGCAACTCGACTGGGGCGACGTGAAGCTGACGGCGAGCGCGAAGGACACGCGGGAGTCGGCGAGCGCGTCCTTCTTCGCGTTGCCGTGGCTGGTCGTGGTGGTGCTGGGGGCGGCGGCCGCCGTGGGGACCGTGCTGTTCGTCAGGGCACGTCGGGCGCGGCCGCGGATCGTCTAG
- a CDS encoding beta-xylosidase, translating into MGSTTRRRRLASFLGATALAVTAGGTLACPAGAATNVDFATHCIPPAVAGIPPIDGTTTAAIAVDNTSPKVGDTVTVTYTVVKPAASNPTAIALPADIMTPTGKVTLGGAQTGAVTVAGPKKNDPVPGNGAFPSFSMTGTFKVTSPGAITLSPGDYNIHTSYILELDTPCTVITPPAPVSETVTATDTNPVNERDIALGSASGKPGDSVTVTGSKFTPGATVTLAGRSGAAQTADTATATADPSGAFSGSLVVNDKTTTGVVAYEGSVFSDAKGAGPKTYVVIDDTPVPAGSQKVTTTVKAGTLSMSQAGDAVSLSAVDYGKGGASTGDLNKVTVQDFRGGPAGWSLTGKVTDFTGPGAKIDAGALSWSPACATKAGSPSTCQVGSAGTVGSSGATLASTPNGTLTGGEFTVDAGLSLNVPAFTPPGTYSGVLTLTLS; encoded by the coding sequence ATGGGTTCGACGACTCGAAGACGCCGTCTGGCGTCCTTTCTCGGGGCGACCGCGCTCGCGGTCACCGCGGGCGGCACACTGGCCTGTCCGGCCGGTGCCGCCACGAACGTGGACTTCGCCACGCACTGCATCCCGCCCGCGGTCGCGGGCATTCCGCCGATCGACGGCACCACGACGGCCGCCATCGCCGTGGACAACACCAGCCCCAAGGTGGGCGACACCGTCACCGTGACCTACACGGTGGTCAAGCCGGCCGCCAGCAACCCCACGGCCATCGCGCTGCCGGCCGACATCATGACGCCGACCGGCAAGGTCACCCTCGGCGGGGCCCAGACCGGTGCCGTGACGGTCGCCGGACCGAAGAAGAACGACCCGGTGCCGGGCAACGGCGCCTTCCCGTCGTTCTCGATGACCGGCACCTTCAAGGTCACCTCACCCGGCGCAATCACCCTCTCGCCCGGCGATTACAACATCCACACCAGCTACATCCTCGAACTGGACACGCCCTGCACGGTGATCACCCCGCCCGCCCCGGTCTCCGAGACGGTCACCGCGACGGACACGAACCCCGTCAACGAGCGGGACATCGCGCTGGGTTCGGCCTCCGGGAAGCCCGGTGACAGCGTCACCGTCACCGGCAGCAAGTTCACCCCGGGCGCGACGGTCACCCTGGCCGGGCGGTCCGGAGCCGCCCAGACCGCGGACACCGCCACCGCGACGGCAGACCCCTCGGGCGCGTTCAGCGGCTCGCTCGTCGTCAACGACAAGACGACGACCGGTGTCGTGGCGTACGAGGGCAGCGTGTTCAGCGACGCCAAGGGGGCGGGGCCGAAGACGTACGTCGTCATCGATGACACTCCCGTCCCGGCCGGCAGCCAGAAGGTCACCACCACGGTGAAGGCAGGCACGCTGTCCATGTCCCAGGCCGGGGACGCCGTCAGCCTCTCGGCGGTGGACTACGGCAAGGGCGGGGCCTCGACCGGTGACCTGAACAAGGTGACCGTCCAGGACTTCCGCGGCGGACCCGCCGGCTGGTCCCTCACCGGCAAGGTCACCGACTTCACCGGACCCGGCGCCAAGATCGACGCCGGTGCGCTGAGCTGGAGTCCCGCCTGCGCCACCAAGGCGGGCAGCCCGAGCACCTGCCAGGTCGGTTCCGCCGGCACGGTCGGATCCTCGGGAGCGACGCTCGCGTCCACGCCCAACGGCACGCTCACCGGCGGTGAGTTCACCGTGGACGCCGGACTCTCCCTGAACGTACCGGCGTTCACGCCTCCCGGCACGTACTCCGGCGTTCTCACCCTCACGCTCAGCTGA
- a CDS encoding helix-turn-helix transcriptional regulator, whose product MSRRARVSPADAGLPDGGARRRTPGLRREEVAVLAGVGASWYQWLEQGRDISVSPQVLDSVGRVLRLSNAERRHLYVLAGLNPPAPEPAANHGCEGLRRLIDAWMPYPAHIMDAYYNCVLYNEAAGWVLGMRPENTQNCLVDFFTDPLYRSRSHSWEQNARTVVAQFRAAASARPDDEGFQDVLARVRSVSAEFTELWERRDIEDAGVIRKELDHPLVGLLCVESTAMRVPARPDLTVVLHTPLDEAHTAAKLEWLASPEGRRGAMYPVAG is encoded by the coding sequence ATGAGCCGGCGGGCCCGGGTCTCACCCGCCGACGCCGGGCTGCCGGACGGCGGGGCGCGGCGGCGCACGCCCGGGCTGCGGCGCGAGGAGGTCGCGGTGCTCGCCGGCGTGGGTGCCTCCTGGTACCAGTGGCTGGAGCAGGGGCGGGACATCTCCGTGTCCCCGCAGGTCCTCGATTCCGTCGGTCGGGTGCTGCGGTTGAGCAACGCCGAGCGGCGGCATCTGTACGTCCTCGCCGGGCTGAACCCGCCCGCGCCCGAACCGGCCGCGAACCACGGCTGTGAGGGGCTGCGGCGGCTGATCGACGCGTGGATGCCGTATCCGGCGCACATCATGGACGCGTACTACAACTGCGTGCTGTACAACGAGGCCGCGGGCTGGGTGCTCGGTATGCGGCCGGAGAACACCCAGAACTGTCTCGTCGACTTCTTCACCGATCCGCTGTACCGGTCGCGATCGCACAGCTGGGAACAGAACGCGCGCACGGTCGTCGCCCAGTTCCGGGCGGCAGCCTCGGCGCGGCCGGACGACGAGGGGTTCCAGGACGTGCTGGCCCGGGTGCGGTCGGTGAGCGCCGAGTTCACCGAGCTGTGGGAGCGGCGGGACATCGAGGACGCCGGAGTGATCCGCAAGGAGCTCGACCATCCGCTGGTGGGGCTGCTGTGCGTGGAGTCCACGGCGATGCGGGTGCCGGCCCGACCCGATCTGACGGTCGTGCTGCACACCCCCCTGGACGAGGCACACACCGCGGCCAAGCTGGAGTGGCTGGCCTCACCGGAGGGACGACGGGGGGCGATGTACCCCGTGGCGGGGTGA